The following coding sequences are from one Fimbriiglobus ruber window:
- the feoB gene encoding ferrous iron transport protein B, producing the protein MPPVTVKIALVGNPNAGKSTLFNALSGLRQHVGNYPGVTVEMKKGRFTDRDTEFELIDLPGTYSLAPRSPDEMVAVDLLLGRRPEEPRPDVILSVVDASNLDRHLYLTTQVMELGRPVVLAVNMIDVAKAQGIVIDAQALAKETGLRVVVIQANTGAGLDELRDALRVAAGAAAPAGGPKLPDAFSDEAAALGEKLGAATPEFLTRRAILDVGGYTEQWLVGTHGPSLTATLTATRGRLAAAGCAVPGVEARARYGWVRAATARAVTKPTQRAVTWSDRIDRVLTNKVWGTLVFLVVMFLMFQAIFQIATPAKDLIDGGIDYVVGAIESHVTPGPARSLLTDGVLRGVGSVIAFLPQIMLLFAFIAILEDCGYMARAAFLMDRLMSKCGLSGKSFIPLLSSVACAVPGIMATRVIEHRRDRLATILVAPLMSCSARLPVYSLLIGAFLSSGFSRWVPGLAMFGLYMIGFTVAPLVALLLKRTLLRGAPPLFVMELPAYKRPSLYTVARRVHDSAWAFLKRAGTLILASMIIVWAFLYFPYKDAHGQRYETLIAEQKEKADEAKERIKEVTDAGRPVPDDLEQISTDAVREANRLNAEWKRGSYLGQAGRAMEPVFAPLGWDWRIGMAVLASFPAREVIVGTLGIIYEAGEVKDDEAEKTLQGAIHAEWNRDPAQGKYTIAIALSVLVFFALCCQCASTLAVIQRETRSWRWPAFTFVYMTVLAYVAAFATYQIARFITDHV; encoded by the coding sequence ATGCCACCGGTTACCGTCAAGATCGCACTGGTCGGCAACCCGAACGCCGGGAAATCGACCTTATTTAATGCTCTTTCCGGGCTGCGCCAGCACGTCGGCAACTACCCGGGCGTCACCGTCGAGATGAAGAAGGGCCGGTTCACCGACCGGGACACCGAGTTTGAACTCATCGACCTGCCCGGGACGTACAGCCTCGCGCCGCGTAGTCCGGACGAAATGGTCGCGGTCGACCTGCTCCTCGGCCGCCGACCGGAGGAGCCGCGGCCGGATGTCATCCTCTCGGTCGTGGACGCCTCGAACCTCGACCGCCACCTCTACCTGACCACCCAGGTCATGGAACTCGGCCGGCCGGTCGTCCTCGCCGTGAACATGATCGATGTGGCCAAGGCTCAGGGCATCGTGATCGACGCCCAGGCGCTGGCGAAGGAAACCGGCCTCCGGGTGGTGGTGATCCAGGCGAACACCGGGGCCGGACTGGACGAGTTGCGAGACGCCCTCCGGGTCGCAGCGGGCGCCGCCGCACCGGCGGGTGGGCCGAAGCTGCCGGACGCCTTCTCGGATGAGGCGGCCGCGTTGGGCGAGAAACTCGGCGCCGCGACGCCCGAATTCCTGACCCGGCGAGCGATTCTGGATGTCGGCGGGTACACGGAGCAGTGGCTCGTCGGCACCCACGGGCCGTCGCTGACGGCGACCCTCACTGCTACCCGCGGACGACTGGCCGCGGCCGGATGCGCGGTTCCCGGCGTCGAAGCCCGGGCGCGGTACGGTTGGGTCCGCGCCGCGACCGCGCGGGCCGTGACCAAGCCGACGCAGCGGGCCGTGACGTGGTCCGACCGGATCGACCGCGTACTCACCAACAAGGTGTGGGGCACGCTGGTCTTTCTGGTCGTGATGTTCCTCATGTTCCAGGCGATTTTCCAGATCGCGACCCCGGCGAAGGATCTGATCGACGGGGGAATCGACTACGTCGTCGGTGCGATCGAATCTCACGTAACACCCGGCCCGGCCCGGTCACTGCTGACCGACGGGGTGCTGCGCGGGGTCGGCAGCGTGATCGCGTTCCTACCGCAGATCATGCTCCTGTTCGCGTTCATCGCGATCCTCGAAGACTGCGGGTACATGGCCCGGGCGGCCTTTTTGATGGACCGCCTGATGAGCAAGTGCGGGCTGAGCGGCAAGTCGTTCATCCCGCTGCTGTCGTCCGTCGCGTGCGCGGTGCCGGGGATCATGGCGACGCGGGTGATCGAACACCGCCGGGATCGGCTGGCGACGATCCTGGTCGCCCCGCTGATGAGTTGCTCGGCCCGGCTGCCGGTGTACAGCCTGCTGATCGGGGCGTTTTTGAGCAGCGGGTTTTCTCGATGGGTGCCCGGCCTGGCGATGTTCGGGCTGTACATGATCGGGTTCACAGTCGCCCCGCTGGTGGCGCTCCTGCTCAAGCGGACACTCCTCCGCGGGGCGCCGCCGCTGTTTGTGATGGAACTGCCGGCGTACAAGCGGCCGTCGCTGTACACCGTGGCCCGACGGGTCCACGACTCCGCCTGGGCGTTCCTCAAGCGGGCCGGTACGCTGATTCTGGCGTCGATGATCATCGTCTGGGCGTTCCTTTATTTCCCGTACAAGGACGCCCACGGCCAGCGGTACGAGACCCTGATTGCCGAGCAAAAGGAAAAGGCCGACGAAGCCAAGGAGCGGATCAAGGAGGTGACCGACGCCGGCCGCCCGGTCCCGGACGACCTGGAGCAAATTTCGACCGACGCCGTGCGGGAGGCGAACCGCCTGAACGCGGAGTGGAAGCGCGGCAGCTACCTCGGCCAGGCCGGGCGGGCGATGGAGCCGGTGTTCGCGCCGCTCGGGTGGGACTGGCGGATCGGCATGGCGGTCCTCGCGAGCTTCCCGGCCCGCGAGGTGATCGTCGGCACACTCGGGATCATTTACGAAGCCGGCGAAGTCAAGGACGATGAGGCGGAGAAAACGTTGCAAGGGGCGATTCACGCCGAATGGAACCGCGACCCCGCCCAGGGCAAGTATACCATCGCGATCGCCCTCTCGGTGCTGGTCTTCTTCGCACTCTGCTGCCAGTGCGCCTCGACGCTCGCCGTCATCCAGCGGGAGACGCGGAGCTGGCGGTGGCCGGCGTTCACGTTCGTCTACATGACCGTGCTGGCTTACGTCGCCGCCTTCGCCACGTACCAGATCGCCCGCTTCATCACCGACCACGTGTGA
- a CDS encoding FeoA family protein, which produces MLLPLDMLKAGEHADVAEVTGDPGWVVRLAELGIREGCRLQVLQAGSPCLLQVANCKLCLRGSDCSQILVSPVVA; this is translated from the coding sequence ATGTTGCTGCCGCTCGACATGCTGAAAGCCGGCGAACACGCCGACGTCGCGGAAGTCACCGGCGACCCGGGTTGGGTCGTTCGCCTCGCGGAACTCGGCATCCGTGAAGGCTGTCGCCTACAAGTCCTGCAAGCGGGCTCGCCCTGTCTCCTGCAAGTCGCCAACTGCAAGCTGTGTCTCCGCGGGAGCGACTGCTCGCAGATCCTCGTCTCGCCGGTTGTCGCCTGA
- a CDS encoding FeoA family protein, translating to MATLDQLQPGQHGRIETLAGDPALVQRLYEIGLLEGEVAEVLGVSLLGDPIEIRVGNTRLSLRRAEAAAVTVTHLA from the coding sequence ATGGCGACCCTGGACCAACTTCAGCCGGGCCAACACGGGCGGATCGAGACCCTGGCGGGCGACCCGGCCCTCGTCCAACGGCTGTACGAAATCGGCTTGCTCGAAGGCGAGGTCGCGGAAGTGCTCGGGGTGTCCCTACTGGGCGACCCGATCGAGATCCGCGTCGGCAACACGCGACTGAGTCTCCGCCGGGCCGAGGCGGCCGCCGTGACCGTGACGCACCTCGCCTGA